The DNA region TAGACCCCGAAGGCAATCAGCCCAGGGACAAACATCACGATGCGTTTTTTCTTGCGCACGGCCTCTTCCGTTACCGCCAAACTCAAGCTCGGAAGTACCCGCAGCGCCATTCGATGAAGCATGCTGAACCTGTTAAACGTGAAAGATAAAAGGTGAGAGGTGAATCATTCTTGTCCTCCTACTTTTCACCTTTCACGTCTTTTGAGCGCCCATCCCAAAATATTTCGCTTTAATCTCTTCCATCAGCGACACGGTGATGCGAGACAATCCGCGATCTGTCGCGGTTCGTTCAAGTTCAACCCGTGCCATCGCGCGAACAGGGGCTGGCACCCGGTCCAATCGCCGTTCCGCTTCCGGGTCCCATTCGATGCGTTCTCCCGTACGGGGACGGAGCAACGTTTCATAGGTGACCACTCGTTCTCCTTGACTACGGAGATGTTGCTCCACCTCATCTCGAACCAGCGGTGCCACATAGGGCGGCATGCGGGCCAATCGATGCAGCGCCTCATCGGTCCAGAATAATCGATCGATGAGCCCTCGAGTCTGACCCTCCGGCACATCGACACCGACTTTCAACCCACAGCCTCGGCACTCCGAGCGGATGAACCAGAACGCACCAGCTTCACCACCACGTTCCTCAATCCCCTCGGTATGCATCCAGCGACCACACCCGCAGGTCAGCATAAATCCTCAAGCTGTCAGCTGACAGCTATTAGCTGTGAGCCATCATCCGATCTTGCCTGGGTACAGGATGTATAACATCGTATAGGTGAAACTTCCGGTCATAAAGAGCACACAGTAGATGACCATCGTGAATCGGCCCAGCGCCCGATGCCGCCGTGCGCCGTCCGGCCAGATTCGCTGGATCGTCATCTCAATCGCGAACACAAAGGCGACGAGTGCAAGGAAGATCAGGTAGACCTCCATCTTGCGCATCGAAAATCCGGCAGTCGCCACGCGCGAAAAAAACAACCCCAATACGATCACGGCCACGACACCGAACACGATTCCGATCTTCTTCCACGTGGTCATGAGCCGTGACTCCCGGAGCGACCGCACCCCGTCGATGAATTGCTGAGAACGAAACCCCAAGACCATCATATACACCGCCATGATCAGCCCGATGATGACAAGGATGATATGGAGCGTCAGGACAGGGATGAAGACGTAATCATAGAGCGATTGTGACCCACCGAACCCTTCCTTCCCCTCAAAAGCCAGAACCCCCAGCTGCCGAAAGAGATAGTACGCGATAAAGAAGCTCAACATGGCGATCATGCCGCCCAACATCAGCCAATGGTGCGCATCGGCCTTTCGCTTGCGTGCCTGAAACCATCCGATGACAAAGAGTCCGGTAAAGAGCGTGGCCATCAGCTGACTGAGGTCCGCTCCGACCGTCGCATGGGTCCCAAAGAATCCCGGTTCTCGCAACCAATCCATCGCCTACTCTTCGTCGCTCGTCGCTTGTGAAACGTATCTCGTCATCGTGCCCATAGTCGTCTTGCCGCAAGTTGCGCTTCACAAGCGCTACTTCACGTTTCACGCGATTTCACCCCCTGCACCACCGCCGTCTTCTCCAGTTCCACCACAGAGCTGAACCCGGCCGCGTAGAGCCATTGCATCGCTTCACTGGCTTGGAAGCAGCTCCCCTTCTGGGTGTTGACGAGAATGTGGACGGCAAAGGCCGTCGTCCAGGCAGGGCCTGTCCCGGCTTCGTCCAAGAATCGATCCTTAATGACCAACCGCCCACCCGGCACCAGAGCGCCATATACCTTTTTGACCAGATCCTGATTCATTTCAAAGGTTTGATAATGCAGAATATCCGACATCAGGACCACGTCGTAGGGTCCACCGAGCGGATTCCGATTGAAGTCGCCGGGGTGCAGGGTGATCCGTGATTCCAGACCTGCCTCTTTCACTGTTTTTTCCGTCAGCTTCAGCGTTTCCGGAAGGTCGAAAACAGTCGCATGCAGGTCGGGATACACCTGGCAGAACGCAATTGCATTCGTCCCGGCGCCACCGCCGAGATCACACATCCGCTCACGCCCAGCCAACTTCAACCGCTTGGCCAAATCAGGGCCACTCTGCTGGCCAATACGATTCAGTACCGCCAGCACATGGCTACCCAACTCAGGATCAGTCTCGAACACATGGCGATCCACCGTCCGCTTCCCCGTACGAATCGTCTCTTCCAGTTTGCCCCAGTTGTTCCACTCGGCGTCGTGTAAGAGCAGCAAATGGCCGACATACTGCGGCGACGACCGGACCAAATACTTGATCGCGATCGATGAGTTCCCGTACAGCTCCGCTTCTTTCGTCAGCAGCTTCATCGCGACCAGCGCATTTAAGAGAAGGCCCAGGGTAGGAGGATCGGCCTGCAGTCGTCCAGCAATGTCCTGATCGGATTTCGGCCGTTCATCGATGGCCGAAAAGACATCCAGTTTCACGGCCGTGAGTAGGATCTTGGTCTCCCAGTAATAGCCGAGCTGAAAGATTTCCGCGAGTGAGAGTTCTCGTGACACACCAGCCCCCTTGGACACAGAAAACAGCCCAGAAACAAGGATCTTACCTAGATCAGAAACGAAAAGACAAGGCAGGGGATTTGCCGCTTGAGGCTAACCCGATTACGTTGAAGCCCCTTGGAAACGACGAAAGGACTGGCTTTGGTAAAACGGCAGTCATCGGGAAATACACGACCCGTCACGCGTCTTCCAGCTGTATGACTTCCACATGGACTCTGGCGGTGCCCTGTTCCACAAACCCTAGTTGTTCAGCGGCGCCTCGGCTGAGGTCAATGACCCGCTTGCCGGAATCGGGGTTGTGATCACTCGGAAAGGGACCACGGTCATTCACTCGGACAACGATCGACTTGCCGTTTTCCAGATTCGTCACCTGCACATGGATCGGCAGCGGCAAATATTTATGCGCTGCCGTCAGTCCATTGGGATTGAAGAGTTCACCGTTCGCCGTCATGTGGCCGCCCGGCAGACGCCTGGTTTCCTCCCCGTACCACGAGGCCAAGCCCGTTTCCTCGTACGTCTGTGCATTCACCATGTTCATCGGCACGTACTGCTGGCCCTTGACGGTGTAGGGCGCCGCCTTGACCCGCCCTAGCCGGATCGCCTCTTTCACCGGAAGCCCATCGATGGTCTGAATATCATCTCGGATCAAGGGATACTCCAATGGGGCCCGGACCACTTCAAAGGTAAATTTCCCGATATGATAGACCAGCCTGCTCGCCCCCTTCGTCAACTCATACGCTCCGCTCACCACCCAGATCGTGCCTTTAACCG from Candidatus Nitrospira nitrosa includes:
- a CDS encoding methyltransferase — translated: MSRELSLAEIFQLGYYWETKILLTAVKLDVFSAIDERPKSDQDIAGRLQADPPTLGLLLNALVAMKLLTKEAELYGNSSIAIKYLVRSSPQYVGHLLLLHDAEWNNWGKLEETIRTGKRTVDRHVFETDPELGSHVLAVLNRIGQQSGPDLAKRLKLAGRERMCDLGGGAGTNAIAFCQVYPDLHATVFDLPETLKLTEKTVKEAGLESRITLHPGDFNRNPLGGPYDVVLMSDILHYQTFEMNQDLVKKVYGALVPGGRLVIKDRFLDEAGTGPAWTTAFAVHILVNTQKGSCFQASEAMQWLYAAGFSSVVELEKTAVVQGVKSRET
- a CDS encoding septal ring lytic transglycosylase RlpA family protein, which produces MIFHFLMAGGADQVLRRTRLALLLLLVPTLLTNASCSVIDGAFSVLKGTFSVAKTGYRVVKKTVKGTIWVVSGAYELTKGASRLVYHIGKFTFEVVRAPLEYPLIRDDIQTIDGLPVKEAIRLGRVKAAPYTVKGQQYVPMNMVNAQTYEETGLASWYGEETRRLPGGHMTANGELFNPNGLTAAHKYLPLPIHVQVTNLENGKSIVVRVNDRGPFPSDHNPDSGKRVIDLSRGAAEQLGFVEQGTARVHVEVIQLEDA
- a CDS encoding DUF420 domain-containing protein, translated to MDWLREPGFFGTHATVGADLSQLMATLFTGLFVIGWFQARKRKADAHHWLMLGGMIAMLSFFIAYYLFRQLGVLAFEGKEGFGGSQSLYDYVFIPVLTLHIILVIIGLIMAVYMMVLGFRSQQFIDGVRSLRESRLMTTWKKIGIVFGVVAVIVLGLFFSRVATAGFSMRKMEVYLIFLALVAFVFAIEMTIQRIWPDGARRHRALGRFTMVIYCVLFMTGSFTYTMLYILYPGKIG
- a CDS encoding PCP reductase family protein, which codes for MLTCGCGRWMHTEGIEERGGEAGAFWFIRSECRGCGLKVGVDVPEGQTRGLIDRLFWTDEALHRLARMPPYVAPLVRDEVEQHLRSQGERVVTYETLLRPRTGERIEWDPEAERRLDRVPAPVRAMARVELERTATDRGLSRITVSLMEEIKAKYFGMGAQKT